A part of Neovison vison isolate M4711 chromosome 8, ASM_NN_V1, whole genome shotgun sequence genomic DNA contains:
- the DGUOK gene encoding deoxyguanosine kinase, mitochondrial isoform X2, producing MMYQEPARWSYTFQTFSFMSRLKVQLEPFPEKLLQAKKAVQIFERSVYSDRYIFAKNLFENGSLSDIEWHIYQDWHSFLLQEFASQLRLHGFIYLQATPQVCLKRLHQRARKEEKGVELAYLEQLHGQHEAWLVHKTTELHFEALLNIPVLVLDVNEDFSEEVTKQEELMKKVNTFVKNL from the exons ATGATGTACCAGGAGCCAGCACGATGGTCCTACACATTCCAGACGTTTTCTTTTATGAGCCGCCTGAAAGTACAGCTGGAGCCCTTTCCTGAGAAACTGTTACAGGCCAAGAAGGCAGTACAGATCTTCGAGAGGTCTGTGTACAGTGACAG GTATATCTTTGCGAAGAATCTTTTTGAAAATGGTTCCCTCAGTGACATCGAATGGCATATCTATCAAGATTGGCATTCTTTTCTCCTGCAGGAGTTTGCCAGCCAGCTCAGATTACATGGCTTCATCTACCTCCAGGCTACTCCCCAG GTTTGTTTGAAGAGACTCCACCAGAGGGccaggaaagaggagaagggagttgagctGGCGTATCTGGAGCAGCTTCATGGTCAGCACGAAGCCTGGCTTGTTCACAAGACAACTGA GCTCCACTTTGAGGCTCTGCTGAACATTCCAGTGCTGGTGTTGGATGTCAATGAAGATTTTTCTGAAGAAGTAACCAAACAAGAGGAACTCATGAAAAAG GTAAACACCTTTGTAAAGAATCTGTAA